From the Leptolyngbya sp. O-77 genome, one window contains:
- a CDS encoding transposase, producing the protein MRGAKPVTLGQGYSTIAWIPQTQGSWALPLLHERITSADTPIEKAATQLAQVCQKLTTRPLSLWDAEYGCAPFLLKTAELSCDKLIRLRSNRVLYGAPPPYTGIGRPRKHGDKFKLNEPTSWWQPDEAQSVEDEKWGQLRLQIWHGLHLRQAAKQGLSLIRVERVSSSKDSSLKPLWLIWVGLEFPQLATLWQQYLRRFAIDHWYRFAKQRLHWTLPQLSTPEASQRWSDLMPLLTWQLWLARPDVQDSPLPWQKSSPNLSPGRTANAFAQVLVVIGTPAPAPKPRGKSPGWTPGQPRSRRIRYPTVRKRFRKPKANNKKSA; encoded by the coding sequence ATGCGTGGAGCCAAACCCGTGACATTAGGACAGGGCTATAGCACGATTGCTTGGATTCCCCAGACTCAAGGCAGTTGGGCACTCCCGTTGCTGCATGAACGCATTACCAGTGCCGACACACCCATTGAAAAGGCCGCCACTCAACTGGCTCAGGTCTGTCAGAAATTAACAACTCGCCCCTTGTCGTTATGGGATGCCGAGTATGGCTGTGCCCCCTTCCTATTGAAAACGGCTGAGTTGAGTTGTGACAAGTTGATCCGACTGCGCTCAAACCGGGTGCTCTATGGTGCGCCTCCCCCTTACACAGGCATCGGACGACCCCGCAAACATGGCGACAAATTCAAGCTCAATGAGCCGACCAGTTGGTGGCAACCCGATGAGGCACAATCGGTAGAGGACGAAAAATGGGGACAACTGCGATTACAAATCTGGCATGGCTTGCATTTGAGACAGGCAGCAAAGCAGGGATTGTCCTTGATTCGCGTTGAGCGAGTGAGCAGTTCAAAGGATAGCTCGCTCAAACCCTTGTGGCTGATTTGGGTAGGACTAGAATTCCCCCAACTAGCAACGCTTTGGCAGCAATACTTGCGTCGCTTTGCGATTGATCATTGGTATCGCTTTGCCAAACAACGCTTACATTGGACACTGCCCCAGTTGTCCACCCCGGAAGCCTCGCAACGTTGGAGCGACTTAATGCCCCTGCTGACTTGGCAGTTATGGTTAGCCCGACCGGATGTGCAAGATTCACCTCTGCCCTGGCAAAAATCCTCACCCAACCTCTCACCGGGTCGCACAGCAAATGCGTTTGCACAAGTTTTAGTCGTGATTGGAACACCTGCCCCTGCACCCAAACCCCGTGGAAAGTCACCGGGTTGGACTCCAGGTCAACCCCGTTCTCGGCGCATTCGCTATCCAACCGTCAGAAAACGATTTCGCAAACCCAAAGCGAACAACAAAAAGTCTGCTTAA
- a CDS encoding ABC transporter substrate-binding protein encodes MRITQFATLFCLCVALIIGCGGSQTNNTPGPNATGTTGSSSGSRIAMGTTQKIETLDPADAYTIFGGILLYNLGDRLYTYQPGTTDIVPQLATDMPTVSDDGLTYVIPLRQGVKLHDGTDFNAEVMKFSMDRFMQNGGGPSFLLSDQVESVTASGEYELTIKLKSPFAAFPALLTFWGVTPVPPSSYEIGEGKFKPDSFIGSGPYKVASLTPDSIKLDVNPDYWGEKPANDGIDIQIYASPANLYNTFRTKGLDVAYQTLDPEQITSLKRETSSGGWEVIEAGTTVVNYMTLNQKVKPTNDLNVRKAIAAMIDRNLINERVFQGQAAPLYTIIPPAFKDSVPVFKEAYGDGNFDKAREFLTAAGYSEANPLNFEVWYPSASTIRANVANTMKQSIERGLPGLVTVTVNSAERATLSQGVDNGLYQTVLLNWYPDFFDPDNFVQPFLSCDQGSPETLCQRGASQGNGSFYYSPKANELVTKQRAEQDPAARSKMFKDLQTLLVEDVPYIPLWQNKDYIFVQNTVKGAAIQPTQQFFFWQMSK; translated from the coding sequence ATGCGAATCACCCAATTTGCCACGCTATTCTGCCTGTGCGTGGCGCTGATTATCGGTTGTGGCGGTTCTCAGACAAACAACACGCCCGGTCCCAATGCAACAGGGACGACGGGTTCCTCTTCGGGCAGCCGCATTGCGATGGGCACAACGCAAAAGATCGAAACGCTCGATCCCGCCGATGCCTACACGATTTTCGGCGGTATTTTGCTGTACAACCTGGGCGATCGCCTCTACACCTACCAACCGGGCACTACCGACATCGTGCCCCAGCTTGCCACCGACATGCCCACTGTCAGCGATGATGGGCTGACCTACGTCATCCCCCTGCGCCAGGGCGTGAAGCTGCACGACGGCACCGACTTCAATGCCGAAGTCATGAAATTTTCGATGGATCGCTTCATGCAGAACGGCGGCGGCCCCTCCTTTCTGCTGTCCGACCAAGTGGAGTCCGTCACTGCCAGCGGTGAATACGAACTGACGATCAAGCTCAAGTCTCCCTTTGCCGCCTTTCCTGCGTTGCTCACCTTCTGGGGTGTTACGCCCGTCCCCCCCAGCAGCTACGAAATTGGAGAAGGCAAATTCAAGCCCGATAGCTTCATCGGCAGCGGCCCCTACAAGGTGGCCTCGCTCACGCCCGACTCTATCAAGCTGGATGTCAACCCCGATTACTGGGGCGAAAAACCCGCCAACGACGGCATTGATATCCAGATCTACGCCAGCCCCGCCAATCTTTACAACACTTTCCGCACCAAAGGGCTGGATGTTGCCTATCAAACGCTTGATCCCGAACAAATTACCAGCCTCAAGCGGGAAACCAGCAGCGGCGGCTGGGAGGTGATCGAAGCGGGCACGACCGTCGTTAACTACATGACGCTGAATCAGAAGGTGAAACCGACCAATGACCTCAATGTCAGGAAGGCGATCGCCGCCATGATCGATCGCAACCTAATCAACGAGCGTGTTTTCCAGGGGCAAGCCGCCCCGCTCTACACCATCATTCCCCCCGCCTTCAAAGATTCTGTCCCCGTATTCAAAGAGGCCTACGGCGACGGCAATTTTGACAAAGCCCGTGAGTTCCTGACTGCCGCTGGCTATTCCGAGGCAAATCCGCTGAACTTTGAGGTCTGGTATCCCTCTGCCTCCACCATCCGCGCCAATGTTGCTAACACCATGAAGCAATCTATCGAGCGCGGTCTGCCCGGCCTCGTCACCGTCACCGTCAACAGCGCCGAACGCGCCACCCTGTCCCAGGGCGTGGACAACGGGCTATACCAAACGGTGTTGCTGAACTGGTATCCCGACTTCTTTGATCCCGACAACTTCGTGCAGCCCTTCCTCAGTTGCGACCAGGGTTCCCCCGAAACCCTCTGCCAGCGAGGGGCTAGCCAGGGCAATGGATCTTTCTACTACAGCCCCAAAGCCAACGAACTCGTCACCAAGCAACGGGCTGAGCAAGACCCCGCTGCCCGCTCCAAGATGTTCAAAGACTTGCAAACCCTGCTAGTCGAAGATGTGCCCTACATTCCCCTGTGGCAGAACAAGGACTACATCTTCGTGCAAAACACGGTCAAAGGCGCGGCCATTCAGCCCACGCAGCAGTTCTTCTTTTGGCAGATGAGTAAGTAG
- a CDS encoding PhoX family protein, giving the protein MPPFTPVKGPMPVETSGVSLDRQISQYSTYTVKDDVVLPTGYTYDIIASWGDKVGTADHFGYNNDYLSLVETAPNEGYLVVNHEYISAKPWSQTYKQVIGVDLPLAEVKAAAMAAPDGKIDASSLLNNDPLRQKIYAISKAAQYDQGISIISVRKNANGVWERTYSRADRRITGISGLEDGRYLKSTGPATAVFKKASGQGFIDGLGDKIIGTHQNCSGGTTPWGTVLVSEENFQGEVPEPVYADGTSFPLSSLPFQWVTGEGEIEDIMGQGNALGYQGNKYGWTVEIDPVNPNDFGTKHTWLGRYRHEGYGIRAEAGKRLCVYSGCDRRSGHLYKFVSTGTVRDPKSKANSRLLEDGMLYAAKFNPDGTGRWIALKADTPVNPDLPSAHVGGMITLPKRPNGGVEKVTDDGAIAAFKDQFKTLGDLYTGNATEKQGAILIDAHFAANAAGATCTARPEDTDIAPDGSLFIAFTSGSSSSSDGSPHKEVFKAPTGESQWEYGWIMKLVETNNDPAAMTFRWEMMALGGEPADGGLGFANPDNLEIDAKGNIWMVTDMSTDKHNTEVASRIKSDGSKVSQSNLRGLYGNNSIWYIPTSGPSAGEAYMFGYGPMDCETTGPFLSKDQTTLFLAVQHPGEYHGVRENMKSEVRKFAMRTTDGKEFMQTREVPIGSNWPGKQPNDPPKPSVIAVRRINGAPLA; this is encoded by the coding sequence ATGCCTCCCTTTACCCCGGTTAAGGGGCCCATGCCTGTTGAAACCTCTGGTGTTTCTCTGGATCGCCAAATCTCTCAATACAGCACCTACACAGTCAAGGATGACGTGGTGCTGCCTACTGGCTACACCTACGACATCATTGCTTCCTGGGGTGACAAGGTCGGCACGGCCGATCACTTTGGCTACAACAACGACTATCTTTCGCTCGTTGAAACTGCGCCAAACGAAGGCTATCTGGTGGTTAACCATGAGTACATCAGCGCTAAGCCTTGGTCGCAGACCTACAAGCAAGTGATTGGCGTAGACCTGCCACTTGCAGAGGTGAAAGCTGCTGCAATGGCTGCTCCCGATGGCAAGATTGATGCCTCTTCTCTGCTCAACAACGACCCGCTGCGCCAGAAGATTTACGCAATCTCTAAGGCCGCCCAATACGATCAGGGTATCTCCATCATCTCGGTGCGGAAGAACGCCAACGGCGTATGGGAACGCACGTATTCCCGCGCTGATCGTCGGATCACTGGGATTTCGGGACTCGAAGATGGACGTTACTTGAAGTCTACGGGCCCGGCAACGGCAGTATTTAAGAAAGCCAGCGGTCAGGGCTTTATTGATGGCTTGGGCGACAAGATTATCGGCACCCACCAAAACTGCTCTGGCGGCACAACCCCTTGGGGTACGGTGCTGGTGAGCGAAGAAAACTTTCAGGGCGAAGTGCCGGAGCCTGTGTATGCCGATGGCACCTCCTTCCCGCTCAGCAGCCTTCCGTTCCAGTGGGTGACGGGGGAAGGCGAAATCGAGGATATTATGGGCCAGGGCAATGCGCTGGGTTACCAAGGCAATAAGTATGGATGGACGGTTGAAATTGATCCGGTCAACCCGAACGACTTTGGCACCAAGCACACCTGGCTGGGCCGCTATCGCCATGAGGGCTATGGCATTCGCGCCGAGGCGGGCAAGAGGCTTTGTGTCTACTCGGGCTGCGATCGCCGCAGCGGTCACCTCTATAAGTTCGTCAGCACTGGTACGGTGCGCGATCCAAAGAGCAAAGCAAACTCTCGTCTGCTAGAAGACGGAATGCTCTACGCTGCCAAGTTTAATCCCGATGGGACGGGTCGCTGGATTGCGCTAAAAGCCGATACACCCGTCAACCCTGATCTGCCTAGCGCTCACGTCGGTGGTATGATCACCCTGCCCAAGCGTCCAAATGGCGGCGTTGAGAAAGTGACCGATGATGGGGCGATCGCCGCTTTCAAGGACCAGTTCAAGACCTTGGGCGACCTCTACACGGGCAACGCCACTGAGAAGCAGGGTGCGATCCTGATTGATGCTCACTTCGCGGCAAACGCAGCCGGCGCAACCTGCACCGCTCGCCCCGAAGACACCGACATCGCTCCCGATGGTTCTCTGTTTATTGCCTTTACCTCTGGCTCCTCTAGCAGCAGCGACGGCAGCCCCCACAAAGAGGTGTTTAAGGCTCCTACCGGCGAATCCCAGTGGGAATACGGCTGGATTATGAAGCTAGTAGAGACCAATAATGACCCCGCCGCAATGACCTTCCGCTGGGAAATGATGGCACTGGGCGGAGAGCCTGCGGACGGTGGCCTCGGCTTCGCCAATCCCGACAACCTAGAGATCGATGCCAAGGGCAACATCTGGATGGTGACCGATATGTCTACCGACAAGCACAACACCGAGGTGGCCAGTCGGATTAAGTCGGACGGTTCTAAGGTCAGCCAGTCTAACCTGCGCGGCCTATACGGCAACAACTCCATCTGGTACATTCCGACCTCTGGCCCAAGCGCCGGCGAAGCCTATATGTTTGGCTATGGCCCAATGGATTGCGAAACTACAGGCCCATTCTTGAGCAAGGATCAGACAACACTGTTCCTTGCGGTGCAGCATCCTGGTGAATACCACGGTGTGCGAGAAAACATGAAGTCTGAGGTTCGCAAGTTTGCCATGCGGACAACCGACGGCAAAGAGTTTATGCAAACTCGCGAAGTGCCCATCGGCTCCAACTGGCCGGGCAAACAGCCCAACGACCCGCCCAAGCCCAGCGTGATTGCGGTTCGCCGCATCAATGGCGCACCGCTTGCGTAG